A window of the Acidovorax sp. YS12 genome harbors these coding sequences:
- a CDS encoding LysR family transcriptional regulator has translation MNRLDAMTLFVRVADLGSFAAAANHMGVARSVVTRQIAALEEHLGVKLIVRTTRKLTLTSAGADYLDKCRTILDLVESAEADVMEARLTPRGNLRIALPLSFGLKRIAPVLPRFLQSHPEITLALDFNDRQQNLIDEGIDMSIRISARLDPGIVARKLGETRLITVASPGYLRQHGHPRHPDELVAHQALGYTAKASNRPLEFWVEGKPYSVYVPFRMQANNGDALVEAAHQGMGITVQPDFIVAKYIERGTLVPLLEDYALPPLGIHAVLPSSRYMPQRLRVWIEFLAAELGQGRGKGLE, from the coding sequence ATGAACCGGCTCGACGCGATGACCCTCTTTGTCCGCGTGGCGGACCTCGGCAGCTTTGCCGCGGCGGCGAACCATATGGGCGTGGCGCGCTCGGTGGTCACGCGGCAGATCGCCGCGCTGGAAGAGCACCTGGGGGTGAAGCTCATCGTGCGCACCACGCGCAAGCTGACCCTGACCAGCGCCGGCGCCGATTACCTGGACAAGTGCCGCACCATCCTGGACCTGGTGGAGAGCGCCGAGGCCGATGTGATGGAGGCGCGCCTGACGCCGCGTGGCAATCTGCGCATCGCGTTGCCACTGAGCTTTGGCCTCAAGCGCATCGCCCCCGTGCTGCCGCGCTTTCTGCAGAGCCACCCGGAAATCACCCTGGCGCTGGACTTCAACGACCGCCAGCAGAACCTGATCGACGAGGGCATCGACATGTCGATCCGCATCAGCGCGCGGCTCGACCCCGGCATCGTGGCGCGCAAGCTGGGCGAAACCCGGCTCATCACGGTGGCTTCGCCCGGCTACCTGCGGCAGCACGGCCACCCGCGCCATCCCGATGAGCTGGTGGCGCACCAGGCCCTGGGCTACACGGCCAAGGCCAGCAACCGCCCGCTGGAGTTCTGGGTCGAGGGCAAGCCGTACAGCGTTTACGTGCCTTTTCGCATGCAGGCCAACAACGGCGACGCCCTCGTGGAAGCCGCGCACCAGGGCATGGGCATCACGGTGCAGCCCGATTTCATCGTCGCCAAGTACATCGAGCGCGGCACGTTGGTGCCGCTCCTGGAGGACTATGCACTGCCCCCGCTGGGCATTCATGCGGTGCTGCCCAGCAGCCGCTATATGCCGCAGCGCCTGCGGGTGTGGATCGAATTTCTGGCGGCGGAGCTGGGGCAGGGCCGTGGCAAAGGATTAGAGTGA